A genomic region of Manihot esculenta cultivar AM560-2 chromosome 15, M.esculenta_v8, whole genome shotgun sequence contains the following coding sequences:
- the LOC110601564 gene encoding raf homolog serine/threonine-protein kinase Raf isoform X1, with translation METPPAEELLRKIQELEAGQAHLSQEMSKLKLTSDPKSEQFLPHRQQQPHQRSHSISPQRTGPRRRSVSGAGTGFEAVGARKKGSTTIRHSSPLRRESRSMSGTGNTNAAKDEANCGPSAIRFTDKQYLNILQCMGQSVHIFDLSGRIIYWNRTAEILYGYSAAEALGQDAIELLVDPRDFPLANNVVHRVTMGESWTGPYPVKNKMGERFTAVATSTPFFDDDGTLVGIICVSNDSRPFQEMRVTMVDSKNSEADSSFSRPRSVLTTKLGFDSQQPLQAALASKLSNLASKVSNKVKSKMRTGDNILDREGGSGDSHKSDHGEDANSSGASTPRGDLRPSHFGTFSHVEDRSPTKPSGDSGDESEGKPAIHKLLSSKAEAWMGKKGLSWPWRGNEREGSDTRTTRFMWPWLQNDQESETVHLRSPALAAKPESQANESNRTTNNEASGSWSSVNVNSTSSASSCGSTSSSAINKVDMDTDCLDYEILWEDLIIGEQIGQGSCGTVYHALWYGSDVAVKVFSKQEYSEDVILSFRQEVSLMKRLRHPNVLLFMGAVTSPQRLCIVTEFLPRGSLFRLLQRNTTKLDWRRRVHMALDITRGMNYLHHCNPPIIHRDLKSSNLLVDRNWTVKVGDFGLSRLKHETYLTTKTGKGTPQWMAPEVLRNEPSDEKSDVYSFGVVMWELATEKIPWDNLNSMQVIGAVGFMNQRLEIPKDVDPQWASIIESCWHSDPQRRPTFQELLEKLRDMQRKYTIQFQAARSAAGDNTQKEL, from the exons ATGGAGACTCCACCAGCGGAGGAGCTGCTGAGGAAGATCCAGGAGCTGGAAGCAGGGCAAGCACACCTAAGTCAGGAGATGTCTAAGCTTAAGCTCACAAGCGATCCAAAATCGGAGCAGTTCTTACCGCACCGCCAGCAGCAGCCGCACCAGCGCTCTCATTCCATATCGCCGCAGAGAACAGGGCCTAGGAGAAGGAGCGTCTCCGGGGCGGGGACGGGTTTCGAGGCTGTTGGAGCTCGGAAGAAAGGTTCAACAACTATTAGGCATTCGTCGCCGTTACGGAGAGAAAGCCGGAGTATGAGTGGTACTGGTAATACTAATGCCGCTAAAGATGAAGCAAACTGCGGACCGTCGGCTATCAGGTTTACCGATAAGCAATATTTGAATATATTGCAGTGTATGGGGCAGTCTGTTCATATTTTTGATCTTAGTGGCCGTATCATCTATTG GAACCGAACGGCTGAAATCCTTTATGGCTATTCTGCGGCAGAGGCTCTTGGGCAGGATGCCATTGAGCTACTTGTAGATCCTCGGGATTTTCCGTTGGCAAATAATGTAGTGCATCGCGTCACCATGGGGGAGAGCTGGACAGGGCCGTATCCAGTCAAGAACAAGATGGGAGAGAGGTTTACAGCTGTTGCAACCAGTACTCCATTCTTCGATGATGATGGTACTTTGGTTGGGATTATCTGTGTATCAAATGATTCAAGGCCGTTTCAAGAAATGAGGGTTACAATGGTTGATTCAAAGAATTCAGAAGCAGATTCAAGCTTTAGTCGGCCTAGAAGTGTGCTCACAACAAAACTTGGTTTTGATTCTCAACAGCCTCTCCAAGCAGCACTGGCATCTAAGTTATCAAATTTG GCATCCAAGGTGAGCAACAAGGTGAAGTCAAAAATGCGGACGGGAGATAACATCCTGGATCGTGAAGGTGGTAGTGGCGATAGTCATAAATCTGACCATGGGGAGGACGCAAACTCCAGTGGAGCTAGTACACCTAGAGGAGATCTGCGTCCATCTCATTTTGGTACATTTTCTCATGTTGAGGACAGGTCCCCAACCAAACCCTCCGGAGATTCTGGTGATGAGAGTGAAGGAAAACCTGCAATTCATAAGCTTTTATCTTCAAAAGCTGAGGCTTGGATGGGCAAGAAAGGATTATCATGGCCCTGGAGAGGGAATGAAAGGGAAGGCTCAGATACAAGGACCACCCGCTTTATGTGGCCCTGGTTGCAAAATGATCAAGAGAGTGAAACAGTTCATCTAAGGAGTCCTGCTTTAGCTGCAAAACCCGAAAGTCAGGCAAATGAAAGTAATCGAACTACCAATAATGAGGCCTCTGGGTCCTGGTCCTCGGTTAATGTTAACAGCACTAGTAGTGCAAGCAGCTGTGGAAGTACCAGCAGTAGTGCTATTAATAAGGTGGACATGGACACTGACTGCTTGGATTATGAGATTTTGTGGGAAGACCTGATAATTGGAGAACAAATTGGGCAAG GTTCTTGTGGGACTGTATATCATGCCCTGTGGTATGGATCA GATGTTGCTGTCAAGGTATTTTCCAAGCAAGAATATTCAGAAGATGTTATACTATCCTTTAGACAAGAG GTCTCTCTTATGAAAAGACTTCGCCATCCAAATGTATTGCTTTTCATGGGTGCTGTCACCTCACCTCAACGTCTCTGCATTGTCACAGAGTTCCTTCCACG TGGAAGTTTGTTTCGCTTGCTCCAGAGGAACACAACCAAACTGGATTGGAGGCGGCGTGTCCATATGGCATTAGATATA ACACGGGGTATGAATTATCTTCATCATTGCAATCCACCTATCATTCATCGTGATTTGAAGTCTTCAAACCTTCTGGTCGATAGGAACTGGACCGTTAAG GTTGGTGATTTTGGCCTATCACGTCTAAAGCATGAAACTTACCTGACAACGAAGACTGGAAAGGGAACG CCCCAATGGATGGCTCCAGAAGTTCTACGTAATGAACCCTCAGATGAAAA GTCCGATGTATACAGCTTTGGAGTAGTAATGTGGGAACTTGCAACTGAGAAGATCCCTTGGGATAATCTCAACTCAATGCAG GTGATTGGAGCTGTAGGGTTCATGAACCAAAGGTTAGAGATACCCAAAGACGTGGATCCACAGTGGGCTTCTATTATTGAGAGCTGCTGGCACAG TGATCCTCAGCGCCGTCCAACATTCCAGGAACTGCTGGAAAAGCTTAGAGATATGCAAAGAAAATACACTATTCAATTCCAGGCAGCCCGTTCTGCAGCTGGAGATAACACACAAAAGGAATTATAG
- the LOC110601564 gene encoding serine/threonine-protein kinase pakF isoform X3 codes for METPPAEELLRKIQELEAGQAHLSQEMSKLKLTSDPKSEQFLPHRQQQPHQRSHSISPQRTGPRRRSVSGAGTGFEAVGARKKGSTTIRHSSPLRRESRSMSGTGNTNAAKDEANCGPSAIRFTDKQYLNILQCMGQSVHIFDLSGRIIYWNRTAEILYGYSAAEALGQDAIELLVDPRDFPLANNVVHRVTMGESWTGPYPVKNKMGERFTAVATSTPFFDDDGTLVGIICVSNDSRPFQEMRVTMVDSKNSEADSSFSRPRSVLTTKLGFDSQQPLQAALASKLSNLASKVSNKVKSKMRTGDNILDREGGSGDSHKSDHGEDANSSGASTPRGDLRPSHFGTFSHVEDRSPTKPSGDSGDESEGKPAIHKLLSSKAEAWMGKKGLSWPWRGNEREGSDTRTTRFMWPWLQNDQESETVHLRSPALAAKPESQANESNRTTNNEASGSWSSVNVNSTSSASSCGSTSSSAINKVDMDTDCLDYEILWEDLIIGEQIGQGSCGTVYHALWYGSDVAVKVFSKQEYSEDVILSFRQEVSLMKRLRHPNVLLFMGAVTSPQRLCIVTEFLPRGSLFRLLQRNTTKLDWRRRVHMALDITRGMNYLHHCNPPIIHRDLKSSNLLVDRNWTVKVGDFGLSRLKHETYLTTKTGKGTPQWMAPEVLRNEPSDEKSDVYSFGVVMWELATEKIPWDNLNSMQLILTGDWSCRVHEPKVRDTQRRGSTVGFYY; via the exons ATGGAGACTCCACCAGCGGAGGAGCTGCTGAGGAAGATCCAGGAGCTGGAAGCAGGGCAAGCACACCTAAGTCAGGAGATGTCTAAGCTTAAGCTCACAAGCGATCCAAAATCGGAGCAGTTCTTACCGCACCGCCAGCAGCAGCCGCACCAGCGCTCTCATTCCATATCGCCGCAGAGAACAGGGCCTAGGAGAAGGAGCGTCTCCGGGGCGGGGACGGGTTTCGAGGCTGTTGGAGCTCGGAAGAAAGGTTCAACAACTATTAGGCATTCGTCGCCGTTACGGAGAGAAAGCCGGAGTATGAGTGGTACTGGTAATACTAATGCCGCTAAAGATGAAGCAAACTGCGGACCGTCGGCTATCAGGTTTACCGATAAGCAATATTTGAATATATTGCAGTGTATGGGGCAGTCTGTTCATATTTTTGATCTTAGTGGCCGTATCATCTATTG GAACCGAACGGCTGAAATCCTTTATGGCTATTCTGCGGCAGAGGCTCTTGGGCAGGATGCCATTGAGCTACTTGTAGATCCTCGGGATTTTCCGTTGGCAAATAATGTAGTGCATCGCGTCACCATGGGGGAGAGCTGGACAGGGCCGTATCCAGTCAAGAACAAGATGGGAGAGAGGTTTACAGCTGTTGCAACCAGTACTCCATTCTTCGATGATGATGGTACTTTGGTTGGGATTATCTGTGTATCAAATGATTCAAGGCCGTTTCAAGAAATGAGGGTTACAATGGTTGATTCAAAGAATTCAGAAGCAGATTCAAGCTTTAGTCGGCCTAGAAGTGTGCTCACAACAAAACTTGGTTTTGATTCTCAACAGCCTCTCCAAGCAGCACTGGCATCTAAGTTATCAAATTTG GCATCCAAGGTGAGCAACAAGGTGAAGTCAAAAATGCGGACGGGAGATAACATCCTGGATCGTGAAGGTGGTAGTGGCGATAGTCATAAATCTGACCATGGGGAGGACGCAAACTCCAGTGGAGCTAGTACACCTAGAGGAGATCTGCGTCCATCTCATTTTGGTACATTTTCTCATGTTGAGGACAGGTCCCCAACCAAACCCTCCGGAGATTCTGGTGATGAGAGTGAAGGAAAACCTGCAATTCATAAGCTTTTATCTTCAAAAGCTGAGGCTTGGATGGGCAAGAAAGGATTATCATGGCCCTGGAGAGGGAATGAAAGGGAAGGCTCAGATACAAGGACCACCCGCTTTATGTGGCCCTGGTTGCAAAATGATCAAGAGAGTGAAACAGTTCATCTAAGGAGTCCTGCTTTAGCTGCAAAACCCGAAAGTCAGGCAAATGAAAGTAATCGAACTACCAATAATGAGGCCTCTGGGTCCTGGTCCTCGGTTAATGTTAACAGCACTAGTAGTGCAAGCAGCTGTGGAAGTACCAGCAGTAGTGCTATTAATAAGGTGGACATGGACACTGACTGCTTGGATTATGAGATTTTGTGGGAAGACCTGATAATTGGAGAACAAATTGGGCAAG GTTCTTGTGGGACTGTATATCATGCCCTGTGGTATGGATCA GATGTTGCTGTCAAGGTATTTTCCAAGCAAGAATATTCAGAAGATGTTATACTATCCTTTAGACAAGAG GTCTCTCTTATGAAAAGACTTCGCCATCCAAATGTATTGCTTTTCATGGGTGCTGTCACCTCACCTCAACGTCTCTGCATTGTCACAGAGTTCCTTCCACG TGGAAGTTTGTTTCGCTTGCTCCAGAGGAACACAACCAAACTGGATTGGAGGCGGCGTGTCCATATGGCATTAGATATA ACACGGGGTATGAATTATCTTCATCATTGCAATCCACCTATCATTCATCGTGATTTGAAGTCTTCAAACCTTCTGGTCGATAGGAACTGGACCGTTAAG GTTGGTGATTTTGGCCTATCACGTCTAAAGCATGAAACTTACCTGACAACGAAGACTGGAAAGGGAACG CCCCAATGGATGGCTCCAGAAGTTCTACGTAATGAACCCTCAGATGAAAA GTCCGATGTATACAGCTTTGGAGTAGTAATGTGGGAACTTGCAACTGAGAAGATCCCTTGGGATAATCTCAACTCAATGCAG TTAATACTTACAGGTGATTGGAGCTGTAGGGTTCATGAACCAAAGGTTAGAGATACCCAAAGACGTGGATCCACAGTGGGCTTCTATTATTGA
- the LOC110601566 gene encoding huntingtin-interacting protein K, whose protein sequence is MEGADEGGIERVVDSKDLQQQSKALDKLTDRVEDRQLDSTRVQEAMASIAASAEADRNAMRMREKELAAVKINAADVDIIANELELDRKVAERTLREHKGDAVAAIQHLLR, encoded by the exons ATGGAGGGTGCAGatgaaggagggatagagaGAGTTGTTGACTCCAAGGACTTGCAACAACAAAGCAAAGCCCTTGATAAGCTCACTGATCGTGTCGAAGATCGCCAGCTCGATTCCACTCGGGTCCAAGag gCAATGGCATCGATTGCTGCATCTGCAGAGGCCGATAGGAATGCCATGAGAATGAG ggAGAAAGAATTGGCTGCTGTTAAGATCAATGCTGCTGATGTTGACATAATTGCCAATGAACTAGAG TTGGACAGGAAGGTGGCAGAGCGAACACTAAGAGAGCATAAAGGTGATGCCGTCGCTGCTATTCAACATCTTCTTCGCTAG
- the LOC110601564 gene encoding myosin light chain kinase, smooth muscle isoform X2, with protein sequence METPPAEELLRKIQELEAGQAHLSQEMSKLKLTSDPKSEQFLPHRQQQPHQRSHSISPQRTGPRRRSVSGAGTGFEAVGARKKGSTTIRHSSPLRRESRSMSGTGNTNAAKDEANCGPSAIRFTDKQYLNILQCMGQSVHIFDLSGRIIYWNRTAEILYGYSAAEALGQDAIELLVDPRDFPLANNVVHRVTMGESWTGPYPVKNKMGERFTAVATSTPFFDDDGTLVGIICVSNDSRPFQEMRVTMVDSKNSEADSSFSRPRSVLTTKLGFDSQQPLQAALASKLSNLASKVSNKVKSKMRTGDNILDREGGSGDSHKSDHGEDANSSGASTPRGDLRPSHFGTFSHVEDRSPTKPSGDSGDESEGKPAIHKLLSSKAEAWMGKKGLSWPWRGNEREGSDTRTTRFMWPWLQNDQESETVHLRSPALAAKPESQANESNRTTNNEASGSWSSVNVNSTSSASSCGSTSSSAINKVDMDTDCLDYEILWEDLIIGEQIGQGSCGTVYHALWYGSDVAVKVFSKQEYSEDVILSFRQEVSLMKRLRHPNVLLFMGAVTSPQRLCIVTEFLPRGSLFRLLQRNTTKLDWRRRVHMALDIVGDFGLSRLKHETYLTTKTGKGTPQWMAPEVLRNEPSDEKSDVYSFGVVMWELATEKIPWDNLNSMQVIGAVGFMNQRLEIPKDVDPQWASIIESCWHSDPQRRPTFQELLEKLRDMQRKYTIQFQAARSAAGDNTQKEL encoded by the exons ATGGAGACTCCACCAGCGGAGGAGCTGCTGAGGAAGATCCAGGAGCTGGAAGCAGGGCAAGCACACCTAAGTCAGGAGATGTCTAAGCTTAAGCTCACAAGCGATCCAAAATCGGAGCAGTTCTTACCGCACCGCCAGCAGCAGCCGCACCAGCGCTCTCATTCCATATCGCCGCAGAGAACAGGGCCTAGGAGAAGGAGCGTCTCCGGGGCGGGGACGGGTTTCGAGGCTGTTGGAGCTCGGAAGAAAGGTTCAACAACTATTAGGCATTCGTCGCCGTTACGGAGAGAAAGCCGGAGTATGAGTGGTACTGGTAATACTAATGCCGCTAAAGATGAAGCAAACTGCGGACCGTCGGCTATCAGGTTTACCGATAAGCAATATTTGAATATATTGCAGTGTATGGGGCAGTCTGTTCATATTTTTGATCTTAGTGGCCGTATCATCTATTG GAACCGAACGGCTGAAATCCTTTATGGCTATTCTGCGGCAGAGGCTCTTGGGCAGGATGCCATTGAGCTACTTGTAGATCCTCGGGATTTTCCGTTGGCAAATAATGTAGTGCATCGCGTCACCATGGGGGAGAGCTGGACAGGGCCGTATCCAGTCAAGAACAAGATGGGAGAGAGGTTTACAGCTGTTGCAACCAGTACTCCATTCTTCGATGATGATGGTACTTTGGTTGGGATTATCTGTGTATCAAATGATTCAAGGCCGTTTCAAGAAATGAGGGTTACAATGGTTGATTCAAAGAATTCAGAAGCAGATTCAAGCTTTAGTCGGCCTAGAAGTGTGCTCACAACAAAACTTGGTTTTGATTCTCAACAGCCTCTCCAAGCAGCACTGGCATCTAAGTTATCAAATTTG GCATCCAAGGTGAGCAACAAGGTGAAGTCAAAAATGCGGACGGGAGATAACATCCTGGATCGTGAAGGTGGTAGTGGCGATAGTCATAAATCTGACCATGGGGAGGACGCAAACTCCAGTGGAGCTAGTACACCTAGAGGAGATCTGCGTCCATCTCATTTTGGTACATTTTCTCATGTTGAGGACAGGTCCCCAACCAAACCCTCCGGAGATTCTGGTGATGAGAGTGAAGGAAAACCTGCAATTCATAAGCTTTTATCTTCAAAAGCTGAGGCTTGGATGGGCAAGAAAGGATTATCATGGCCCTGGAGAGGGAATGAAAGGGAAGGCTCAGATACAAGGACCACCCGCTTTATGTGGCCCTGGTTGCAAAATGATCAAGAGAGTGAAACAGTTCATCTAAGGAGTCCTGCTTTAGCTGCAAAACCCGAAAGTCAGGCAAATGAAAGTAATCGAACTACCAATAATGAGGCCTCTGGGTCCTGGTCCTCGGTTAATGTTAACAGCACTAGTAGTGCAAGCAGCTGTGGAAGTACCAGCAGTAGTGCTATTAATAAGGTGGACATGGACACTGACTGCTTGGATTATGAGATTTTGTGGGAAGACCTGATAATTGGAGAACAAATTGGGCAAG GTTCTTGTGGGACTGTATATCATGCCCTGTGGTATGGATCA GATGTTGCTGTCAAGGTATTTTCCAAGCAAGAATATTCAGAAGATGTTATACTATCCTTTAGACAAGAG GTCTCTCTTATGAAAAGACTTCGCCATCCAAATGTATTGCTTTTCATGGGTGCTGTCACCTCACCTCAACGTCTCTGCATTGTCACAGAGTTCCTTCCACG TGGAAGTTTGTTTCGCTTGCTCCAGAGGAACACAACCAAACTGGATTGGAGGCGGCGTGTCCATATGGCATTAGATATA GTTGGTGATTTTGGCCTATCACGTCTAAAGCATGAAACTTACCTGACAACGAAGACTGGAAAGGGAACG CCCCAATGGATGGCTCCAGAAGTTCTACGTAATGAACCCTCAGATGAAAA GTCCGATGTATACAGCTTTGGAGTAGTAATGTGGGAACTTGCAACTGAGAAGATCCCTTGGGATAATCTCAACTCAATGCAG GTGATTGGAGCTGTAGGGTTCATGAACCAAAGGTTAGAGATACCCAAAGACGTGGATCCACAGTGGGCTTCTATTATTGAGAGCTGCTGGCACAG TGATCCTCAGCGCCGTCCAACATTCCAGGAACTGCTGGAAAAGCTTAGAGATATGCAAAGAAAATACACTATTCAATTCCAGGCAGCCCGTTCTGCAGCTGGAGATAACACACAAAAGGAATTATAG
- the LOC110601274 gene encoding probable pectinesterase 67: MAMFSATPFIFLKANFGLAIILIIAIFFTSNIHAISSKTVIDSPLLTQKIGTNRTIKVDLNGDGDFTSIQEAINAVPENNSQWIIIHVRKGVYREKVHIPKNKPYIFMRGNGKGKTALVWSMSSIDNKESATFTVESPHFIAFGISFKNEAPTGIAFTSQNQSVAAFVGADKIAFYNCAFYSTHNTLFDYKGRHYYYKCYIQGSIDFIFGRARSIFQSCEIFVLVDMRVKILGSITAQNRESDDNSGFVFVKGKVYGIGNVYLGRARGAYSRTVFAKTYLSNSITAKGWTNWSCVGSTEHIFQAEYKCYGPGAYTIARAPWSKQLTEEEAERFMSIDFIDGQQWLPIWM, from the exons ATGGCTATGTTCTCTGCAACTCCTTTTATCTTTCTTAAGGCCAACTTTGGGTTGGCAATCATTTTAATCATAGCCATCTTCTTTACAAGCAATATCCATGCTATTTCATCTAAAACTGTTATAGATTCTCCTTTATTAACACAAAAAATTGGCACAAATCGCACCATTAAAGTCGATCTCAATGGCGATGGGGATTTCACCTCTATCCAAGAAGCTATTAATGCTGTTCCTGAGAATAATTCTCAATGGATCATCATCCATGTAAGGAAAGGTGTCTACAG AGAAAAGGTGCACATTCCTAAAAATAAGCCTTATATATTCATGAGAGGAAATGGGAAAGGAAAAACAGCCCTTGTCTGGTCCATGAGCTCTATTGATAATAAGGAATCTGCCACATTTACAGTAGAATCTCCCCATTTCATTGCTTTTGGTATCAGTTTCAAG AACGAGGCTCCCACTGGAATAGCTTTTACCTCGCAGAACCAGTCGGTAGCGGCATTTGTAGGTGCAGACAAGATTGCATTCTACAACTGTGCATTCTATAGCACTCACAACACTTTATTTGATTATAAAGGCAGGCATTATTATTACAAATGCTACATACAAGGCTCAATCGACTTTATTTTTGGACGTGCGAGATCCATTTTCCAA AGCTGCGAGATCTTTGTGCTTGTAGACATGAGGGTGAAGATTCTTGGATCCATCACAGCCCAGAATAGGGAATCAGACGATAATAGTGGATTTGTTTTTGTTAAAGGAAAAGTTTATGGTATTGGTAACGTTTACTTGGGAAGAGCTAGAGGTGCCTATTCAAGGACTGTTTTTGCAAAGACATATCTTTCTAATTCCATTACAGCAAAAGGCTGGACTAATTGGAGTTGCGTTGGcagcacaga GCATATTTTCCAAGCAGAGTACAAATGCTATGGACCAGGAGCTTATACGATTGCTCGCGCTCCATGGTCGAAACAACTCACAGAAGAAGAAGCTGAACGCTTTATGTCCATTGATTTCATAGATGGCCAACAATGGCTACCCATTTGGATGTGA